The Triticum aestivum cultivar Chinese Spring chromosome 7B, IWGSC CS RefSeq v2.1, whole genome shotgun sequence genome window below encodes:
- the LOC123162850 gene encoding uncharacterized protein isoform X1 yields the protein MEGPPRMRALCCIWPMKKNDSGLILDTTACAAAYGEHGITQDSQGKLEGDPAAAASSRGGLPDASSSNGGLGNFIFVTVDRSNNTTAHRSQQAVLSNRSGPALPLCLGSDASRRPRAPLLLLIFRRATVCLPDPETDVVPVIDYVTDDTTDDPAFAAEQSGKHPALLNIPISPIHFSLMLALEIAAATTLPILTHSLILYHDIVTYLFILNCLV from the exons aTGGAGGGGCCCCCACGTATGCGTGCTCTGTGTTGTATATGGCCCATGAAGAAAAATGATTCTGGGCTAATTTTAGATACAACGGCGTGTGCAGCAGCGTACGGGGAGCACGGG ATCACGCAGGACTCTCAAGGCAAGCTCGAGGGCGaccccgccgccgcagcctccTCCCGCGGAGGCCTTCCTGATGCATCCTCCTCCAACGGCGGCTTGGGTAATTTCATCTTCGTCACCGTGGACAGGAGTAACAACACCACGGCCCACCGGTCCCAACAGGCAGTTTTGAGCAACAGATCAG GACCGGCCCTGCCCCTTTGTCTCGGCTCTGACGCGagccggcgacctcgagctcctcTGCTGCTCCTAATCTTTCGCCGGGCCACcgtgtgcctccccg accccgagaccgatgttgtccctgtgatcgactacgtcaccgacgacaccACTGACGACCCTGCCTTTGCCGCTGAGCAATCAGGCAAGCACCCCGCCCTTTTGAACATTCCAATATCGCCTATACacttctctcttatgcttgcattagaaattgctgctgctactactttACCTATTCTGACGCATAGCCTGATCTTATACCATGATATTGTTACATACctgtttatcctaaactgcttagtatag
- the LOC123162850 gene encoding uncharacterized protein isoform X5, with translation MEGPPRMRALCCIWPMKKNDSGLILDTTACAAAYGEHGITQDSQGKLEGDPAAAASSRGGLPDASSSNGGLGNFIFVTVDRSNNTTAHRSQQAVLSNRSDPETDVVPVIDYVTDDTTDDPAFAAEQSDDGAPETAATVDDYYYYPEGAYYHVTDADDQE, from the exons aTGGAGGGGCCCCCACGTATGCGTGCTCTGTGTTGTATATGGCCCATGAAGAAAAATGATTCTGGGCTAATTTTAGATACAACGGCGTGTGCAGCAGCGTACGGGGAGCACGGG ATCACGCAGGACTCTCAAGGCAAGCTCGAGGGCGaccccgccgccgcagcctccTCCCGCGGAGGCCTTCCTGATGCATCCTCCTCCAACGGCGGCTTGGGTAATTTCATCTTCGTCACCGTGGACAGGAGTAACAACACCACGGCCCACCGGTCCCAACAGGCAGTTTTGAGCAACAGATCAG accccgagaccgatgttgtccctgtgatcgactacgtcaccgacgacaccACTGACGACCCTGCCTTTGCCGCTGAGCAATCAG atgacggagccccTGAGACCGCTGCCACcgtcgatgactactactactaccccgagggtgcctactaccacgtgacggacgccgacgaccaggagtag
- the LOC123162850 gene encoding uncharacterized protein isoform X2: MEGPPRMRALCCIWPMKKNDSGLILDTTACAAAYGEHGDSQGKLEGDPAAAASSRGGLPDASSSNGGLGNFIFVTVDRSNNTTAHRSQQAVLSNRSGPALPLCLGSDASRRPRAPLLLLIFRRATVCLPDPETDVVPVIDYVTDDTTDDPAFAAEQSGKHPALLNIPISPIHFSLMLALEIAAATTLPILTHSLILYHDIVTYLFILNCLV; this comes from the exons aTGGAGGGGCCCCCACGTATGCGTGCTCTGTGTTGTATATGGCCCATGAAGAAAAATGATTCTGGGCTAATTTTAGATACAACGGCGTGTGCAGCAGCGTACGGGGAGCACGGG GACTCTCAAGGCAAGCTCGAGGGCGaccccgccgccgcagcctccTCCCGCGGAGGCCTTCCTGATGCATCCTCCTCCAACGGCGGCTTGGGTAATTTCATCTTCGTCACCGTGGACAGGAGTAACAACACCACGGCCCACCGGTCCCAACAGGCAGTTTTGAGCAACAGATCAG GACCGGCCCTGCCCCTTTGTCTCGGCTCTGACGCGagccggcgacctcgagctcctcTGCTGCTCCTAATCTTTCGCCGGGCCACcgtgtgcctccccg accccgagaccgatgttgtccctgtgatcgactacgtcaccgacgacaccACTGACGACCCTGCCTTTGCCGCTGAGCAATCAGGCAAGCACCCCGCCCTTTTGAACATTCCAATATCGCCTATACacttctctcttatgcttgcattagaaattgctgctgctactactttACCTATTCTGACGCATAGCCTGATCTTATACCATGATATTGTTACATACctgtttatcctaaactgcttagtatag
- the LOC123162850 gene encoding uncharacterized protein isoform X3, translating into MEGPPRMRALCCIWPMKKNDSGLILDTTACAAAYGEHGITQDSQGKLEGDPAAAASSRGGLPDASSSNGGLGNFIFVTVDRSNNTTAHRSQQAVLSNRSGPALPLCLGSDASRRPRAPLLLLIFRRATVCLPDPETDVVPVIDYVTDDTTDDPAFAAEQSDDGAPETAATVDDYYYYPEGAYYHVTDADDQE; encoded by the exons aTGGAGGGGCCCCCACGTATGCGTGCTCTGTGTTGTATATGGCCCATGAAGAAAAATGATTCTGGGCTAATTTTAGATACAACGGCGTGTGCAGCAGCGTACGGGGAGCACGGG ATCACGCAGGACTCTCAAGGCAAGCTCGAGGGCGaccccgccgccgcagcctccTCCCGCGGAGGCCTTCCTGATGCATCCTCCTCCAACGGCGGCTTGGGTAATTTCATCTTCGTCACCGTGGACAGGAGTAACAACACCACGGCCCACCGGTCCCAACAGGCAGTTTTGAGCAACAGATCAG GACCGGCCCTGCCCCTTTGTCTCGGCTCTGACGCGagccggcgacctcgagctcctcTGCTGCTCCTAATCTTTCGCCGGGCCACcgtgtgcctccccg accccgagaccgatgttgtccctgtgatcgactacgtcaccgacgacaccACTGACGACCCTGCCTTTGCCGCTGAGCAATCAG atgacggagccccTGAGACCGCTGCCACcgtcgatgactactactactaccccgagggtgcctactaccacgtgacggacgccgacgaccaggagtag
- the LOC123162850 gene encoding uncharacterized protein isoform X4: protein MEGPPRMRALCCIWPMKKNDSGLILDTTACAAAYGEHGITQDSQGKLEGDPAAAASSRGGLPDASSSNGGLGNFIFVTVDRSNNTTAHRSQQAVLSNRSDPETDVVPVIDYVTDDTTDDPAFAAEQSGKHPALLNIPISPIHFSLMLALEIAAATTLPILTHSLILYHDIVTYLFILNCLV, encoded by the exons aTGGAGGGGCCCCCACGTATGCGTGCTCTGTGTTGTATATGGCCCATGAAGAAAAATGATTCTGGGCTAATTTTAGATACAACGGCGTGTGCAGCAGCGTACGGGGAGCACGGG ATCACGCAGGACTCTCAAGGCAAGCTCGAGGGCGaccccgccgccgcagcctccTCCCGCGGAGGCCTTCCTGATGCATCCTCCTCCAACGGCGGCTTGGGTAATTTCATCTTCGTCACCGTGGACAGGAGTAACAACACCACGGCCCACCGGTCCCAACAGGCAGTTTTGAGCAACAGATCAG accccgagaccgatgttgtccctgtgatcgactacgtcaccgacgacaccACTGACGACCCTGCCTTTGCCGCTGAGCAATCAGGCAAGCACCCCGCCCTTTTGAACATTCCAATATCGCCTATACacttctctcttatgcttgcattagaaattgctgctgctactactttACCTATTCTGACGCATAGCCTGATCTTATACCATGATATTGTTACATACctgtttatcctaaactgcttagtatag